One window of the Torulaspora delbrueckii CBS 1146 chromosome 6, complete genome genome contains the following:
- the AGC1 gene encoding citrin (similar to Saccharomyces cerevisiae AGC1 (YPR021C); ancestral locus Anc_8.129): MDENNKGYMTINDWFHFNNLLENDNFHLIMLFEFFRKFDVARIKARKKLMEGQRRLGTLSSSRISVDDIRIKSINYASKSLSFDELLLNINQFKETINLLHDSVQDDFIQKNNLFLDWNEFKFLKFYESYPFGQKEGPHLSLNSIVTILQNDLKNEKLFVGFDRLSHIDPNKDCLTLNKNQLVYLLKLFYSHRISADVFESLNLTNTTLIKSNNTSIAFNVFKDIFYLFQNFDLLNQALIKNATMNDFSERDLREYVITKAHFMDVLNTQYNKVNNITEFSPSQINLLFSIVANSKMNNRLKELHLHHQDNSIEKFIQNDYAHGISGSEKQLEFFNTNYQELAGTFDQDSTLKKLSQASTGLFELFLAKTDKATIASNLTTEDFMKILNPNYLNDIVHQMELRKIQESSLYTNYYFYPIFDSLYNFSLGSIAGCIGATIVYPIDLVKTRLQAQRSSSQYKNSIDCFTKILSREGIKGLYSGLGPQLMGVAPEKAIKLAVNDLMRKTLTDKNGKLSLPAEIASGACAGACQVLFTNPLEVVKIRLQVRSEYATENLAQAQITATGIIKRLGLRGLYRGVTACLMRDVPFSAIYFPTYAHIKRDLFNFDPQDESKRSRLKTWELLLSGGLAGMPAAYLTTPCDVIKTRLQIDPRRGETHYKGILHAARTILKEESFRSFFRGGGARVLRSSPQFGFTLAAYELFKNLYPLPNEEKLANKDVDETPTVTNSFTTFFSDLSSSSKSNKHAPPQPKFFSPTVDPYSSNYLNYYYKSCQVAKVFMDLDNNFSRFDFTVYSNFHDYLKKIELDGK, from the coding sequence ATGGATGAGAACAATAAGGGCTACATGACAATTAATGACTGGTTCCACTTCAAcaatcttttggaaaatgATAATTTCCATCTCATTATGCTATTTGAGTTCTTCAGGAAGTTTGATGTTGCAAGAATAAAGGCTcgaaaaaaattgatggaaGGGCAAAGGCGGTTGGGGACTCTATCATCTTCACGTATAagtgttgatgatattcGAATCAAGTCGATCAACTACGCTAGCAAGTCCCTGAGCTTCGATGAGCTACTGTTGAATATCAATCAGTTCAAGGAGACGATTAACCTTCTGCATGATAGTGTACAGGACGATTTCATACAAAAAAATAACCTCTTTCTGGATTGGAATGAATTCAAGTTTCTTAAATTTTATGAATCATACCCATTTGGCCAGAAAGAGGGTCCTCATCTGAGTTTGAACTCTATCGTAACAATTCTGCAAAATGACCTGAAAAATGAGAAGTTATTTGTGGGATTTGATAGGTTATCTCATATCGATCCAAATAAGGACTGTCTGACACTGAACAAGAATCAACTTGTCTACCTTTTGAAGTTGTTTTATTCGCATAGGATTTCGGCAGATGTTTTTGAATCTCTTAATCTCACCAATACCACACTAATTAAATCCAATAACACCTCAATTGCcttcaatgtcttcaaagacatatTTTATTTATTCCAGAACTTTGATTTATTGAATCAGGCTCTGATCAAAAATGCTACTATGAATGACTTCTCTGAACGTGATCTGAGAGAGTATGTTATCACCAAAGCTCATTTCATGGATGTTTTGAATACACAGTACAACAAGGTTAATAATATCACTGAGTTTTCACCATCACAGATCAATCTGCTTTTTTCGATAGTGGCGAACTCTAAAATGAATAACAGACTAAAAGAACTGCATTTACATCATCAAGATAACAGCATCGAGAAGttcattcaaaatgacTACGCTCACGGGATAAGTGGATCTGAAAAACAGCtggaattcttcaacacaaACTATCAAGAGCTGGCTGGCACATTCGATCAGGACTCCACGTTGAAAAAACTATCTCAGGCATCTACCGGActatttgaacttttcttgGCTAAAACTGACAAGGCCACTATAGCTTCCAATCTGACAACAGAGGATTTtatgaaaattttgaaccCAAATTATCTAAATGATATCGTGCATCAAATGGAGCTTCGCAAAATTCAAGAGTCATCACTGTACACCAATTATTACTTTTATCCAATATTTGACTCGCTCTATAACTTCTCTCTGGGGTCGATCGCTGGATGTATTGGCGCTACTATAGTTTATCCTATCGATCTGGTTAAGACTAGGTTGCAAGCCCAGAGATCATCGTCGCAATACAAAAATTCTATTGACTGTTTTACAAAAATCTTATCTCGCGAGGGTATTAAAGGTCTATATTCTGGTCTGGGCCCTCAATTGATGGGTGTAGCACCCGAGAAGGCCATTAAACTGGCAGTCAATGATCTCATGAGAAAAACTTTGACCGACAAGAATGGGAAATTAAGTCTTCCTGCTGAGATTGCTTCGGGGGCTTGTGCTGGGGCTTGCCAGGTCCTCTTCACAAATCCACTGGAAGTTGTCAAAATTAGATTGCAGGTCAGATCAGAGTATGCCACTGAAAACTTGGCTCAAGCTCAGATAACGGCAACAGGGATCATTAAAAGACTTGGCTTACGTGGGTTGTACAGAGGGGTTACTGCATGTTTAATGAGGGACGTGCCGTTTTCGGCCATTTATTTCCCGACTTATGCTCATATCAAGCgtgatcttttcaacttcgaTCCTCAAGATGAATCCAAACGTAGTAGATTGAAGACTTGGGAATTGCTGCTATCTGGTGGGCTGGCTGGGATGCCTGCTGCTTATTTGACCACTCCCTGCGATGTGATAAAAACTAGATTACAAATCGACCCTAGGAGAGGAGAGACCCACTATAAAGGTATCCTACATGCTGCACgtacaattttgaaagaggaaagcTTCAGAAGTTTCTTTCGAGGAGGAGGAGCTCGCGTTTTAAGAAGTTCCCCCCAATTTGGTTTCACTTTAGCGGCCTATGAGTTATTCAAAAACTTGTATCCTCTTCCCAACGAAGAGAAGTTAGCAAATAAAGACGTTGATGAAACACCAACCGTTACCAACTCATTTACGACATTTTTCAGCGACCtaagctcttcatcaaaatcaaacaaGCATGCTCCTCCTCAACCGAAATTCTTCAGCCCGACAGTCGATCCTTACAGCAGTAACTACTTGAACTACTATTATAAGAGCTGTCAAGTAGCCAAGGTATTCATGGACCTGGACAATAATTTCTCGAGGTTCGATTTTACCGTCTACAGTAATTTCCATGACTAtttaaagaaaattgaacttgatgGAAAGTGA